The nucleotide window CTAATGGCACGTAGGCGTGTCCATAACGAGTGATGCCTTTCTTGTCACCAACCGCTTTATTGATGGCTTGGCCTAAGGTGATGCCCACATCTTCAACAGTATGGTGGTCGTCGATGTGAGTGTCGCCGTTCGCCTTGATGTTCAGGTCAATCATGCCATGACGAGCTATCTGGTCAAGCATGTGTTCAAAAAAAGGTACGCCTGTATCGAGTTGAGCGCTACCTTCACCATCCAGATTAACGGAGATTTCGATTTGAGTTTCTAGCGTATCGCGTTTTACATTTGCAGTGCGCATAACATGATTCCTGTGATTAAGATGGCAATATGATAACTGAAAATTAACTTATTGGATATGGTAGGGCGTTGTTTGCTATTAAATTTACCACATCTTGTGGTTGCTTATATAAGAACGTGCTTATATGGGTTTACCCTTAGTTTCAGTATGGGGTAGAAATTTTATTGATGTGTGCCATAAATAATTTTTGGTGTGCATAAGTAGCGCTTTTTTGGGATAATTCGAGAGATTTTTTGAGGATGTTTGGCTCTATAAAGCTTCTAGCGAAGCCTAATTCTGTCGGTTTTCTTGATGTGAATTAAGTTTTAACGGGGTTTTGACTGAGATGCAGTAGTTTAAGTAGGTATAATGCCAACTGAGGAGTCTGTATCTTAAATGGTCCGTCTTTCCGAGGGTAAGTAGTTAGTCTTGGTTAGGTGATAGGTAAAGACAAAATATTAAGACTATAAAGGGGAATCCGACTGATGGATACTACAGCAAAACCACAATATGATAATGGTGTGGTTAAGTATTTAACAGTAGGTGCAATCGTTTTCTTGGTGTTAGGTACTTTAATGGGTACTTATGCAGCAGCAGAACTTGCGTGGCCTGCGTTAAACTTTGATATTGCGGAAATCACTTTTGCTCGACTACGTGTTATTCATACGAATACCGTTATCTTTGCATTTGGTGGTATGACGTTAATGGCGACAGCGTTTTATACGGTTCAAAGAACCAATGGTGTAAAACTTTGGAGTAATGGTCTGGCTTGGTGGACAGCGATTTTGTTCACAATCGGTCTTTTAGCGGTAGTGGTAACACTAGCTCTAGGTATGACGACTGGTAAAGAATACCACGAGCAAGAATGGCCTTTAGCAATTGCTATTGCAATCGTTTGGACAATGTATACGTTCAACTTTGTAATGACAATCGCTTCACGTAATAAAGATACTCATCCGAGTGTTTACGTTTCAAACTGGTTTTTCATGGGGATGATGATTGCGATCACTTACCTATATGTGGTAAACGGTTTAGCTATTCCTGTTTCTTTATTCCGTTCTTACTCTATGTTTGCCGGTGTACAAGATGCCATGATTCAGTGGTGGTGGGGACATAACGCAGTAGGTTTCTTCCTGACAGCTGGATTCCTTGCAATCATGTACTACTTTGTTCCTAAGCAATCACAGCGTCCGATTTATTCGTACCGTTTATCTGTAATCCACTTCTGGGCATTAATGTTCGGTTATGTATGGTTAGGTGCTCACCACCTTCAGTACACCGCTCTTCCAGACTGGACAGGTTCTTTAGGTGCGGTAATTTCACTTGCGATGATCATTCCTTCATGGGGTGGGGCATTGAACGGTATGTTAACGCTTTCAGGTGCTTGGGATAGACTACGTACAGATTACATCCTACGTTTCTTGATTATCTCTTTAGCATTCTATGCAATGTCTACATTTGAAGGGCCAGTAATGGCGGCTAAAACTGTAAACGCGCTATCTCACTATACGGATTGGACAGTTGGTCACGTTCACTCTGGTGCGTTAGGTTGGGTTGCAATGGTTTCTATCGGTGCGCTATATCACATGGTTATGAAACTATGGAACACTGAAATGTACTCTATGCAGTTAATCAATTTCCATTTCTGGTTAGCAACTATTGGTACTGTGTTCTACATCGTAGCAATGTGGGTATCAGGTATTATGCAGGGTCTAATGTGGCGTGCTTATGATGAGTACGGAACACTTGCTTATACTTTCGCTGAATCAGTTTCAGCTATGCACCCTTACTACGCAATGCGTGCCTTCGGTGGATTATTATTCTTCTCTGGTGCGGCAATCATGCTTTATAACGTTGTGATGACGGTTCGTATGGCAAATGCAAAAGCTGCAAACACAGTTGAAGCACACGCATAAGTAGTAAAGTCAGATTAAGTGGCTGTGTGATAGCAGCCCTTAAATTGAAAAAATTTATGAGTTGAGGAGCACAAACTCATGTCAGATAATGAAGCACCAAAAAATATCCAGGAAAGTTTAGAGAAGAATATCTTCGCTTTATTCCTGGCGACGGCGCTAGCAGTTTCGATTGCTGGTATTGTTGAAATCGTACCGTTGTTTTATCTTAAGTCTGCTGTTGATTACACAGAAAAAACAGATAAGTACGGTAACGCTAAAAATGAAAAGTTCCCAGAGTTGGTTTGGGAACGTACTTTTACTGAAGATGCTAACGGTAAGTTAGTTTCAGACAAAGCACTTTATAAGCAAGATAAGAACGGTAAGTGGGTTCTTGCGGATTGGAAAGCTGGCGACGGTGTTCGTCCTTACACTCCTCTTGAATTAGCTGGTCGTGATTTATATCTTCGTGAAGGTTGCTATATTTGTCACTCTCAAATGATTCGTCCATTCCGTGATGAGCGTGAGCGTTATGGTCACTTCTCACTAGCGACGGAATCTATGTATGATCACCCGATGCAATGGGGTTCTAAGCGTACTGGTCCTGACCTAGCTCGTTTAGGTGGTAAGTATTCAGATGAATGGCAAGTATTACACTTGTTACGTCCTCAGGATATGGTTCCAGAATCAGTAATGCCTGCATATCCATGGTTGGCTGAAAGAAAAGTATCTGAAGATTTCTTTGGAACTAAGCGTGATATGTCAACACGTTTATCAGTAATGCGTACATTAGGTGTGCCTTACACAGACGAAGAGATTGAAAACGCTAATGCGGCTATCGAGGGTTATACCGAGATGGATGCAATGGTTGCTTACCTACAAGTATTAGGAACGATGGTTAAGCTGGATGACAGCAAAGTCTACCGTCGTTAATAAATTGTGAGTAATTTAGAACGTTATTTTAGTACAGACTGGGCGTCGATGACGACCCAGGATTGGGCAGGTTTAATCATTACAGTGTTGGTATTTCTTGGCATGCTCATTACGTTTTATTTGGCATTGCGTCCTAGTAAGCGTAAAGAGATGGAAGAGCAAAAGTACAAAATACTGAATGATGACTAGTCATTTTTGAGGAGATTTAAATATGGCACATCATAATCCATGGCCAGATGAAGGTAACACTGGTCATATTTGGGATGAAGATATCCGCGAATTAGATAACCCACCACCGCTTTGGTGGATGCTATCTTTCTATGCTGGTTTCATCATGATTGTTTTCTACGCTTTGTATTATCCAACGATTCCTTTAACGGATGAGATGGGTGAGCATACAAAGGGTATGGCAGGATGGACTCAGGTTAATGAATACAATGAAGATTTTGCAGTATTGAAAAATTGGCGTGTAGCTAAGTTTGCAGATAAAGAAGAGAAGTTGGCTTCAATGTCTGTTACCGACATCATGAATGATGAAGAACTTAAGTCATATGCTGTTGCTACTTCAAAAGTATTATTTGGTGATTACTGTGCAGCATGTCACGCTGCCGGTGGTGCTGGTAACCCAAACTTCCCTGTATTGGCTGATGATGATTGGCTATGGGGTGGTAATATCAAACAAATTGAAGCTTCATTGATTCAAGGACGTATTGGTAATATGCCTGCTAAAGGTATGATGGGTAACCTTACAGATCAAGAAATTGAAGATGTGACTGATTACGTAATCGCGTTATCAGAAGGTAAAGGTGGTGATGCTTCAGTTGCTGCTGGTAAAGCGGTTTATACTAAAGGTATGTGTTTAGCATGTCACGGTCCTGCTGGTAAGCCATTGGCTCCTGCTGGTGCGGCAAACTTAACAGACCAGGTATGGCGTTTCTCATCTGATCGTGATGCGATTAAAGGTGTAATCACATACGGTGTGAATGTTAAGAAGAATGGTGAGTACATCGCTGGCACACGTCAAGCAATCATGCCATCATTTAAAGAACGTTTACCTAATGCGGATGTAAATATTAAGCGTTTAGCGGTATATGTACACTCATTAGGTGGAGGTCAGTAAGTTGGCTTTCAAACCACAAAACTGATAAAGTAAAAGGAGAGCTTATGTTCTCCTTTTCTGTTTTTGGTAGTTTAAAAATCTTGATTTTAATCAACTTTGGAGAGAAGTTATGAATGAATTAAATAGTGATTTTGTTCTTTGGATTTCAATTGGCGCTTTAGTATTGAGTATTGTTGCATTGATTGGGTTTGGTTGGAAAGCAACTCGTGGTATTGAAGGCCTTGAGTCTGACGAGCATAAAAAAGATTAAGCTTTTCTATAAACAAAAATAGGTCCATTGATTGGGCCTATTTTTGTTTATAGAAATAGATAAAAAACATTACTTATGCTAAGCCTATTATTTTTAATAGAATAGGTTTTCATTTTCGACTGGTAGCAAGGATAGCCCTATGTCAGATAAAAAAGAGTTGTACCGTGATAATGGTCAAACTGGTTCAGTACTCGATGAGATGTCTCTAGATAACAAGAATCTTCAGAATATTGGTGTAGAGATACTTCCAATCCATACCGGCGGAACGGTTCATGCCAAACGTATGCCAGGTAAGTTTCGCTCGATCAAGTGGATTACCGCCTCATTTTGGATTGCTTTGTTTGTGTTTCCTTATCTGCGTTGGGATGGACATCAGGCTTTGCTGTTTGACCTAGCTAATCGTCAATTCCATATTTTCGGTATTACCATTCTGCCGCAAGACATTTGGATGCTTGCGATGGTGTTGCTGTTTTTTGCATTATTGCTGGCTGCTTCTACCGCTGTTGCCGGTCGTTTGTGGTGTGGGTATTTCTGCTTTCATACCGTCTGGACAGACGTTTTCACATGGTTAGAAGAGAAGTTTGAAGGTCAGCCTAATAAACGTATCAAATTAGATGAATCGAAAATGAGTCTTGAAAAACTCAAGATTAAGTTACCTAAGTTTGCGGCATGGGCGTTCATCGCATTCATGACTGCATTTAGTTTTGTTGCTTACTTCACCGATGCATTTGACTTGTGGGCACGTTTGTTCAGCTTTGAATGGGGGACAACAGAAACCACGGTCATTTTAGTGTTGGCGACTTCTACCTATTTCTTCGCAGGGATTTTACGTGAACAAACCTGTATTGGTTTTTGTCCATATGCACGTATTCAAGGTGCAATGATTGACACTCAAACGGTTGTTCCAACCTATGATGTCGATCGTGGTGAGCCAAGAGGAAGAATGAAACGTGTCAAGCCAGGTGAGGAAGCACCGGAGTTGGGTGATTGTATCGATTGTAACTTGTGTGTCGCGGTCTGCCCAACTGGCGTTGATATCCGTCGTGGTCAACAATTCGGTTGTATTACTTGTGGATTATGTATCGATGCATGTGACTCGGTTATGGATAAGATCAAGAAACCGCGAGGATTGATTCGTTATGCATCACTCGCTGAATTTGCGGGTCAAAAATTACCTCCGTTATTTAAAAGACCGCGAGTCATTGTCTATAGCGCGATTATGGGGTTTGCCGCCATTATGATGGTATATGGTTTGTTGACCATGTCACCTATCGATTTGAAAGCGCTGCATGAGCGTTCACCTCTATTTGTGCAGATGAGTGACGGTAATATTCAAAATAAATGGACCATTAAGGTGGTAAACAAATCCAATGAAACGATGCTTGCCAATATCTCTGTTAGCGGGCCTGAAGGGTTGACTTTCGTAGCTGACAAACAGATAACGATTCAACCAGGTAACGTTGGCGCCACGACCTTATTGGTGAGAATTCCTAAAAAGAATTTAGTCGACACCAACACACCAATTACCATCTTGGTGAATGATGTGAATAATCCGGCTATTAAAGCTTCTTACAATACCAGCTTTCTCAGTCCTAAAAAACGTTAATAAGTTAGTCATAATGTAATGTAAATTAACGTTTGATTTATCGCTATAATAGCCCTACTTGGAAAGCCCTAAGTAGGGCTTTTTTGTTTATTTTAGGAGAAATTCAATGACTGATTCTAAGCCAGATACTCGTGATTGGAGCGTAGCTTGGAAAAATCCCTTTGTAATCGCATGGGTAGTAATTCTAGTAATAGTGTTAAGTGTGAACTTCTTTATGGTGAGTATGGCAATAGTCACCAATCCAGGGCTGGTAGTTGATGACTACTATGAGCAAGGCAAACACATGGATACCATTCTTGCCGAAGAGAAACGTATGGAGCAGATTGGATGGCAATTAGAAGTCGATTTGCCGATTTTAAGCGAAGCTAAACCTGATACGATAAAACTGGCGGTTAAAGATAAAGAGGGTAATCCTTTAGAGGTTGATACGGCAATTCTCTATTATTATCGTCCTTCAGATAGAAAACTGGATGGGCAGATCAGCATGAATAAAGTCGATGGTGTTGGAATGTACCAGCAGACCATCAGTCTACCTGTTAAAGGAAAATGGGATTTGATAATGGAAGTCACTAAAGGGGATATCCGTTTCAATATTGGTCGCTCAATTATGGTTCAAGATCCTGAATAAAATGTCAAACTCCTGCTTTCATTGTGGTCAAGCCATTCCAAATGAAGATTTGGTATTAAGGCCGATCAAGGGAAAAACCCAAAGTTTCTGCTGTAATGGCTGTGCCTCTGTTTGTGAGGTCATTCATGAAGCCGGAATGGAGAGTTTCTATAAAAGAACCCCTTCTGGGGAGCTTCTATCTCCTCCACCTCCACCCAATAAAGACGTGGAGTTTTTCGATTACGATGAAGTGCAATCGCAATTTGTTGAAAACCTATCAGACCGCCGTGAAATTACCCTAATGTCAGAAGCGATCCATTGTGCGGCATGTGTATGGTTGATAGAGCATACTTTGGCAAAAATGGATGGCTTATTGCTCGCACGGGTAAACTTCACCAATAAGCAGATCAAAATCCGTTGGGATAATAGCAAAACCAAACTCTCTACCATCATTAAAGAGTTAAATTCGATTGGTTATGATGCGACCCCTTATGACCCTTCAGCTAGTGAAGCCGCTTATAAAAAGGCGAATCGAGATTTACTCTATCGTTTAGGCTTTGCCGGCTTTGCGATGATGAACGTGAT belongs to Thiomicrorhabdus immobilis and includes:
- the hisB gene encoding imidazoleglycerol-phosphate dehydratase HisB; this translates as MRTANVKRDTLETQIEISVNLDGEGSAQLDTGVPFFEHMLDQIARHGMIDLNIKANGDTHIDDHHTVEDVGITLGQAINKAVGDKKGITRYGHAYVPLDEALSRVVIDLSGRPGLVFNADFTREKIGNFETELVFEFFQGFVNHANATLHIDCLRGHNSHHQAETIFKAFGRALRMALTEDERMAGKMPSTKGSL
- the ccoG gene encoding cytochrome c oxidase accessory protein CcoG yields the protein MSDKKELYRDNGQTGSVLDEMSLDNKNLQNIGVEILPIHTGGTVHAKRMPGKFRSIKWITASFWIALFVFPYLRWDGHQALLFDLANRQFHIFGITILPQDIWMLAMVLLFFALLLAASTAVAGRLWCGYFCFHTVWTDVFTWLEEKFEGQPNKRIKLDESKMSLEKLKIKLPKFAAWAFIAFMTAFSFVAYFTDAFDLWARLFSFEWGTTETTVILVLATSTYFFAGILREQTCIGFCPYARIQGAMIDTQTVVPTYDVDRGEPRGRMKRVKPGEEAPELGDCIDCNLCVAVCPTGVDIRRGQQFGCITCGLCIDACDSVMDKIKKPRGLIRYASLAEFAGQKLPPLFKRPRVIVYSAIMGFAAIMMVYGLLTMSPIDLKALHERSPLFVQMSDGNIQNKWTIKVVNKSNETMLANISVSGPEGLTFVADKQITIQPGNVGATTLLVRIPKKNLVDTNTPITILVNDVNNPAIKASYNTSFLSPKKR
- the ccoO gene encoding cytochrome-c oxidase, cbb3-type subunit II gives rise to the protein MSDNEAPKNIQESLEKNIFALFLATALAVSIAGIVEIVPLFYLKSAVDYTEKTDKYGNAKNEKFPELVWERTFTEDANGKLVSDKALYKQDKNGKWVLADWKAGDGVRPYTPLELAGRDLYLREGCYICHSQMIRPFRDERERYGHFSLATESMYDHPMQWGSKRTGPDLARLGGKYSDEWQVLHLLRPQDMVPESVMPAYPWLAERKVSEDFFGTKRDMSTRLSVMRTLGVPYTDEEIENANAAIEGYTEMDAMVAYLQVLGTMVKLDDSKVYRR
- a CDS encoding cbb3-type cytochrome c oxidase subunit 3 yields the protein MSNLERYFSTDWASMTTQDWAGLIITVLVFLGMLITFYLALRPSKRKEMEEQKYKILNDD
- a CDS encoding FixH family protein yields the protein MTDSKPDTRDWSVAWKNPFVIAWVVILVIVLSVNFFMVSMAIVTNPGLVVDDYYEQGKHMDTILAEEKRMEQIGWQLEVDLPILSEAKPDTIKLAVKDKEGNPLEVDTAILYYYRPSDRKLDGQISMNKVDGVGMYQQTISLPVKGKWDLIMEVTKGDIRFNIGRSIMVQDPE
- the ccoN gene encoding cytochrome-c oxidase, cbb3-type subunit I yields the protein MDTTAKPQYDNGVVKYLTVGAIVFLVLGTLMGTYAAAELAWPALNFDIAEITFARLRVIHTNTVIFAFGGMTLMATAFYTVQRTNGVKLWSNGLAWWTAILFTIGLLAVVVTLALGMTTGKEYHEQEWPLAIAIAIVWTMYTFNFVMTIASRNKDTHPSVYVSNWFFMGMMIAITYLYVVNGLAIPVSLFRSYSMFAGVQDAMIQWWWGHNAVGFFLTAGFLAIMYYFVPKQSQRPIYSYRLSVIHFWALMFGYVWLGAHHLQYTALPDWTGSLGAVISLAMIIPSWGGALNGMLTLSGAWDRLRTDYILRFLIISLAFYAMSTFEGPVMAAKTVNALSHYTDWTVGHVHSGALGWVAMVSIGALYHMVMKLWNTEMYSMQLINFHFWLATIGTVFYIVAMWVSGIMQGLMWRAYDEYGTLAYTFAESVSAMHPYYAMRAFGGLLFFSGAAIMLYNVVMTVRMANAKAANTVEAHA
- the ccoP gene encoding cytochrome-c oxidase, cbb3-type subunit III; its protein translation is MAHHNPWPDEGNTGHIWDEDIRELDNPPPLWWMLSFYAGFIMIVFYALYYPTIPLTDEMGEHTKGMAGWTQVNEYNEDFAVLKNWRVAKFADKEEKLASMSVTDIMNDEELKSYAVATSKVLFGDYCAACHAAGGAGNPNFPVLADDDWLWGGNIKQIEASLIQGRIGNMPAKGMMGNLTDQEIEDVTDYVIALSEGKGGDASVAAGKAVYTKGMCLACHGPAGKPLAPAGAANLTDQVWRFSSDRDAIKGVITYGVNVKKNGEYIAGTRQAIMPSFKERLPNADVNIKRLAVYVHSLGGGQ